The sequence acatataatataaaatctaaACATATACATGAATAATGATTATACAAATATCTTATGATGCTCGATTGACCCAGAACCAACagcttcatttttatcattatgaACGGTATAAACATcagttttatgttttcttttcttacttgaCCCAGTAACAACATCGACAGGATTCTTTACACCTCCATCAACAAATCTACTTGGGTCATTATTGAATTTGGATCTTATCTCTTGAATGGTAGTAGATTTAGACAATGAACCTGAGATCTCTCCAAATTCCTGAGTTAGACCCAATGAAAATGATGGGTGttcaacatcaatttcaacatgCAATGGTATACCTCTTGTGAATCTTTTCGATGGAGATTGGGCATCCATTGATTGAACCAAAATTCTGAAGGAATTAACAAGTGAAGTGAAAGGTAGttttaagaaattcaaaaaaatgaacaaaaattgaTAATGTGAGATGAGTTTTAGGTAGTaccttgaaatttttgaaatagtttgaaaaaacGCAATGATGTGTGTGATAGAAGAAGCTGGTAGTTTGAAATTACAAATATGGAGAAAATTGTGGAGAaattgaaggaagaagaagaaattgtatTTAAAGCACAGAACGAGGGGAAAAgaggattttgttttggagaaattttttttatacaaaattgTGGGATCTGATATAGCAAACTTACGGAGAGTTTGTcctttaaagaaaataactgaaagggggtttatttaatataattaccTTCCTTAATTTGTCATTCTCCACAATTTTCCCAATTTTATAAGGTTGAGCTACGATTTTTGGAGTCCATGTAAGAAAGGTTTTCTAGCCCAGCTTCAATAAGTCTGCTGATTtgtggggcttgagaaatatcggtagggtcggcccgtgggccaataaaaaataattaaaaaatctaatataatatcaaaatttaaaattaaatagagtctaaactcaaaacaattaggttaatatttctatttaaatatttatacttttacgttaaaaaaaacttaataaatattataaagataattttatttatggatTTGATCAACAAGTAGTAACATTACATTATGTAATATTcttttgttgatatttatgataatatttttaaattataatttataatttaatttaataattaaaatatatatataattttttaaaaagtagctGGCCtggcaagcctgtagcccacaTATTTGTGGGTTAGGTCAGTCATTTTCTGGCCCACACCAAAAATAGGCTAGCCCAGCCTGACCCATAAAATGTCGAAGTCTGTATAAATTTACCCGGATGTAATGAGCTAGCCCAAATTGACAGCTCTACATGTATCCCTTACCTTACCTTTCCCCcatcaaaagaaatttaaaatttaaaattttcttattttttagatttcaaatatattttgaactcTAACACCGAACAAACTCCAAGCCATCTCTACCCCAACCTAGTGGCCGACCCcgtcaatttttattttttttaaaaaaaataattatttttacgtTACTCCTATCCTCAGTCCCCCCCCCCTACCCCGCCCTATCAATATCTTTTAGAAAATTGTGTTTGGGAAATATTTCAGGATTGAAAATCTTGGGTCGGATTTAGGAATGATGGTCGGGTTCGTATCCTACTTTGGGTGTCAAGGTTAGGTATTTGATCGTTtcgaattaaaaattattttcttaaagagTATTTTCTAGTTCAAGctaaaaataaatgatgtattttagaaaatatttttcattcaccaactaaacattaaaaatatatttcagaaAATATCTTCTCTCACcaatcaaacatgaaaaaaaaagttacacaTCCACATATTTTCCAAGTaaatattttccttcgtaccaaacacaccttaTATAAAGCAACAATTAGCCATCAACAAAGCACAACAATAACGTATACatcgaaattaaaattttgaacttaaaTATGACAGTTCAATTGAGGTAACATGTCATCAATTAGCCATCTTGCCAAATATTTATATGCTTCTTGTGTCATATGAATTCCATCCCAATTGATATATGTACTCGGGTTAGCACACACTTCAACTCCTGGAAATCCACATCTTTTACgtatgttataattataatttcctCCTCCAGTTCCACAACATGCTTTCTGTAGAGAATTTTTATCGAATCctgaaaatatatttcaataaaaaaaaatcttaatcaCATATGACTTTTTGacctaaaaatagaaaaaagaaaccACATCTTTTTAGAACTTACCAAATCCAACTGCATTTCGTAAAAACCACATAAAGGCATTGTAGTAGTCACCATAAATCAGTGTAATGTTCGGatgttttttcttcatttcatcaaTAGCTTGTTGCAAATGATTgttgaaaaagattgaaaaattattcaaatcttTCAAACAATGATACTCATCGTAAGCATTTGATTCGTCAGTCATGAATTGCGTTAGAAAAATTGGGACACAACCAATAGGAAAATTGCCTGGAACTATAATTCGAGTAGCCCCAAAATCAATGACCCTCTGAAAACAACAATTGAATGATTAGAAAACAATtctagataaattaaaattcaaaaaatttcatatcaaaacctCACTTTAACACCATGAATGATTGTTTGAATAACAATTGGCACCATTTTTCGCAACTCTTCCATGGATTTACCTTGTAATAAGCCATAATTGAATTCATTTCCTCCTATTTCTCCAACTAGGAAAAgtgatttcttcaatttttttcgaCAATCTAACagcaaaatcaattaaaaaacgTCATATCAATTTGTTAATTAATCAGTTTACAATTAGCTGGAGAcctaaattaatcaaattaccAGTAGTGCAGGTAGTTTCAAAATGTGAAGACATCCAATCAAGTTGCACAGTTaatgaactattggtaaatgctgtattaaaaatcttattttctgCCATAATTTCAGCTGATATACCAGTACACCCTGCTACTGCGAAATTGACACCATGTCTAAAATTTGCAATTCGATCCCTGTACGGATTTAGAAGCGGAAGACCCGATTCCAATGCTGTCACAATCATGAAAATACGTcattggaaaaaataatttgtcgAGCAGTTTTGACGAATAAAAACATTACCTATGAAATCAATCATGAGCATTCCATCAGAACAACGTCCCGTTGCGTTCTGATAAAAATTCATTCCATAAGGATGTTTTCTACAATCAGAATGAGATTGACAAAGAGGCTCTCTGATGCAATTGCCAGTATCAGAAATTGAGTCAccaaattgatatattttatccAATCTGCAATTTATTAATCTTGGATTTTGAAGCTTGATTAATTCTTGTGCATCGCTGTTCTGTTGAATAATTACCAAACTGATCACTAAAATAACTCGTATTGCAAACGccattcaatttttctttttttactaattatgaaaaattgGAACACCAAAATAGCAATCTagattaataaaaatcaaaacaacaatAGTAGTAGTTGTACTAGTAATTATTATCCTTGTTATTAGTAGTAGTAGAGCCAGCTAGCAAGAGATTATTAAATTATCattctaataatttaaaaatattacatgatAATACACGCGAttagttttatatatttaataagcAGTTAGCTTGTctgtattatttcttattttaaaatagttccCTTTATTcgtcatacttttttttttaattcgtttaaaaaatattttcaattttaataataGCAAATAACTTCAACTTTAAATCTCAGGTTTGgctttaataaaataatctatAACTATCTAAACGGTTAATGATATTTTAGAcgataa comes from Solanum pennellii chromosome 1, SPENNV200 and encodes:
- the LOC107030216 gene encoding GDSL esterase/lipase At5g03980-like, which codes for MAFAIRVILVISLVIIQQNSDAQELIKLQNPRLINCRLDKIYQFGDSISDTGNCIREPLCQSHSDCRKHPYGMNFYQNATGRCSDGMLMIDFIALESGLPLLNPYRDRIANFRHGVNFAVAGCTGISAEIMAENKIFNTAFTNSSLTVQLDWMSSHFETTCTTDCRKKLKKSLFLVGEIGGNEFNYGLLQGKSMEELRKMVPIVIQTIIHGVKRVIDFGATRIIVPGNFPIGCVPIFLTQFMTDESNAYDEYHCLKDLNNFSIFFNNHLQQAIDEMKKKHPNITLIYGDYYNAFMWFLRNAVGFGFDKNSLQKACCGTGGGNYNYNIRKRCGFPGVEVCANPSTYINWDGIHMTQEAYKYLARWLIDDMLPQLNCHI